In a single window of the Nicotiana tomentosiformis chromosome 10, ASM39032v3, whole genome shotgun sequence genome:
- the LOC138899839 gene encoding uncharacterized protein, which translates to MLFDDEIVLIDEMRGDVNERLKVWRKTLESKGFKLSRTKTEYMKCKFSDALGEADMDVRLDSQVIPRRGSFKFLGSIIMGYGEIDKDVTHRLGVGWMKLWLASRVLCDKKVPPKLKGTFYRAVVRPTMLYDAECWAAKNSHTQKMKVEEMRMLRWMCRHTRLDKIRNEDIWEKVGVAPMA; encoded by the coding sequence ATGTTGTTCGATGATGaaatagttctgattgatgagatgcGAGGCGACGTTAATGAGAGGTTGAAGGTTTGGAGAAAGAcccttgagtctaaaggttttaagttgagtaggactaagacAGAATATATGAAGTGTAAGTTCAGCGATGCGTTGGGGGAAGCAGACATGGACGTGAGGCTTgactcacaagtcatccccaGGAGAGGAAGTTTCAAGTTCCTTGGGTCAATTATCATGGGGTATGGGGAGATAGACAAGGATGTCACGCACCGTTTAggagtggggtggatgaaattgTGGTTAGCATctagagtcctgtgtgacaagaaagtgccgCCAAAACTTAAAGGCAcgttctatagagcggtggttagaccgaccatgCTGTACGACGCTGAGTGTTGGGCAGCCAAGAATTCTCATACCCAGAAGATGAAAGTGgaagaaatgaggatgttgagatggatgtgtaggcacactaggctggataaaattaggaatgaagatatttgggagaaggtgggcgtggctcccatggCTTAG